DNA sequence from the Halonatronomonas betaini genome:
TGAGGGCAGGGGCTATTTTATCAAGCATTTCTATTTTAGAAAGTGGACCTATGCCTTAAAAGAAATTATCGGCAGCCCGATAGGACTGACAAGTTACAGAAAATCAATTAAAATGCTTGTTAATCACATCCCTGTAGCCACTCCGTTGGCAGCAATAATTTATGATGGTACCAGGTCTAAAAAAGATAGTGTATATATATCACAGGAGCTTGAAAATAGTGTCCTTGTCAATGACCTCATCAAAGAAAATAAAGTAAGAGATATACCTAAAGAAAATATGGAAAGCCTAACTCTTCAGATGGCTGATATCTGGGCTAAAATGCTCAATAATAACTTTATCCATAAAGACCCAAACTCAAAAAACTTTATGATCACAGATTTAAACGGTGAGCCTGAAATCTATTTAATAGATATCGCAGATATTTTTGCTCTGCCATATGCTCCGGAATTTCTTAAAATTCATTCTATGGCAAGGTTCTTTGGTAAATTTGCTAAGTCATTTATCCAGTCTGAAGCTGAATTTGATAAAAAGTATTTCGATATTTTTGAAGAAGAGTTCTCCAGAAACTATAACTTTAAAGGCTCAAATGAGAAATTTATTGCTAAAGTTAAAAAGCTTACTCGCAAGAAATATCAGTGGAGATTAGATCGGGATAGGAGCTGATTTTAATGTCAATCGGCGTACTTGTAATAACTTACAATGAAGAGGAAATGCTTGCAGACTGCTTGGATTCTGTAACCTGGGCCGATGAAATAGTCGTTGTTGATTCTGATAGCAAAGATAAGACCAGGGAGATAGCTAAAGAATACACCGATAAAGTATATATCCGGGAGTTCGATAATTTCTCCAACCAGAGAAACTTCGGCCTTGATAAGCTGAAATCTGACTGGATCCTTGTCCTCGATGCAGATGAAAGGATAACCACTGAACTCCAGGCTGAGATCGAAAAGAAGATTGCCACAGGAGGTTATGATCTCTACCAGATCCCCAGAAAAAATTTCTTTCTCGGTAAATGGATAAGATATGCAGGCTGGTACCCTGATTATACCGATCGCCTCTTTAAAAATGATCAGTCTATCAGATATGCCGGCGATGTCCATGAGTGCCCGACCTTTACTGGCAAAAAGGGCAGAATGGACCAGCCTATGATTCATTATACATATCAGGATATCGCCAGCTATATGGAGAAGGTCAACCATTATACGACACTAAGCGCCAGAGAGAGCAGTAAGGATCCATCATTATTTTATGTATTCATCAGAAGCTTCTTTGAATTCTTTAACTTTTTGCTATTTAAAAAAGCCTTCCTGCTTGGCAGGGAAGGCCTGGTTTTAACTGCAATTTCAACAGTTTCAAAGTTTTTAAAATATATTAAAATCTGGGAGAAAAACAGAAAAGATTAAAATATATATTATTCATTTAATCTATCAATTCTTCATACTGATTAACCATCTTCTCAATCGAAAAATTTTTCTTTACATAATCTCTGGCATTACTGGCATAAGTAGTTCTCAAATCATCGTCCTTAAGCAACTGGTTGACTTTTTCAGCCAGGTCTTGAGGATTTTCTTCTTTAGCCAGAAGACCGACCTCACCATCCTGAACAATCTCCGGTATATTACTTGCAGCAACTGCAACCACAGGTAATCCAGTCGCCATAGCCTCAACCAGAACCAGCCCAAAACCTTCAATTCTTGCTGAATGGACCATTAAATCTGCCTGAGCCAGGTACTCATCTACATTATCCACAAAACCTGTCAGATAGACCTGATCATCTAATTCATACTCTGAAATTAATCGCTCAATCTTATCTCTTTCATCGCCTTCACCGATTATAAATAATTTCCAGCTCTGATTTAATCTATTTAATTTCTTCATACCGGCCAGTAAAAGATCATGGCCTTTCTCAGGAAAAAGCCGGCCTACATTAACTAAAATCTTATCACTTTCATTGATATTATAATCTTCCCTTAATGAAAACCCTGGCTCAATATTTTCCGGTATCTCAACACCATTGTATATCAACTTAATTTTCTCTTTATTTAAAATACCTTTAAGATTTTTCATTACATTTTCTTTAGTGGATTTGGAATTGGCTATAATATCAGTAAGCACAGTGCCATAAAGCCAGTTCGAGTAAAACCGCTTTTTTAAAGGCCGGTCAACACCCCGGCGATAAATTATCCTCTCTACATCTGCCAGCGCCCCGGTAATAGCTCCAAATTTTCTATCTCTCGATAAATTTAAAAAGAGCACTTCAATATTATTTTCTTCAAGAAAACTTTTAAAACTAAAGATTTTAACTGGATTTAAACAGCTCAAAGTATTATGTAAATTAACTATCTCTGTTCTAAGCCCCTTAGCTTTAGCTCTTTTGATAATTTCACTATCCTGGCGCCCGGCAACCCAGACATTATGCCCTCTATCTGCAAGACCCTTAGCAGTCAGCAAAGTCCAGTTCTCGCCACCACCCCAGCTAAAATGTGTATTCAAAAAAACTATATTTCTGCTCATAGTATAGGATTTCTCCTCCATTATGTATTTAAAACTAAAATTTGAAAATCAAATATTTGAATTAAACTTATTAAAACTATTAAATATTAACAAGTTCAGAATTCTTTTGAATTATCTTATTATGATTCCAGTAATCCAATTTTTCTTTAGCTAATTTTAATATATCCTGAAACTTTTTTTTCTTAAGAGTCTTATTCACCAGCACCCTTTTCTCACTTAAAGAAAGTTCGACCTCATGGACATAAGCCAGGGCCAGTAGTTTGGCTAAATTTTTATCAATTATGCTCTGGGACATAGCTGGAAACTTTTTAATACTATCCATATCAATAAATTTAATCTCACCGACCTCATCCACAAAAAAATTAGAAAAGTTCGGATCACCACTTAACAATTTATTGCTATAGAGTGTATTAAGCAACCTGGACAGATTCTCAATAGCTTTCTCCCTTAGTTTTACATCATCACTATCATCCAGGAAATCAATTAGTTCCTGCCCTGATATCTCCTCAGTAATAAATAGACTTTCTCTATTAATAAAAGAGCCGTATTTAATAGCCCAGCCCTTTTTAATAGTCGGAACACCAATTTCCTGCAGTTTATTTAATAGCTTTAGATACCTTTCGCCCTCTGCAGGCCTGAATAGATTTTTAACCTTCTTTTTAAATTTTAAATTCTCATACTTTTTTATGTAATATGTATTCCCATCCAACTTATACTTAAAGACATCATGGGCTTTATCATCTTTAAATAAAGCAGCCTGATATTCAGCTTTATCATCAATAATAATAAATTTATCTATAATATCTTCTAAAAGCTCAAGCCTGCTCTCAGCCCTATAGCTAGCCAGAACCTCGTATTCTCGGCCCCTATAATTTAATCTCATAAATAACTCCTCCATAGTCTTAGCATCATTTATTATAATACCATACCACCGGTTAATTACCAAGCATATAAACATACCTCAATCACTGGTGTTTTATTAAACCTGTTATTAATTACTCAGTGAAATGAAATTTGGCTTATGGTATAATTAAATCACCCTGTAATAGAGGTTAATTTTTACCTCAAAAATATTTGAAAGCAGGTGCTTTATATGGCTGAAGAAAAAATCTTAAATCTTATCCTCGATAGAATTGATGAAAGGACTGGAGCTATTTTCGAGCAGACTACCGAACTTTCTGAATTCAGAACTGAAGTCAACCTAAAACTAAATAGTTATAAGAAAGACTTTAAGTTTATCGAGGATAAATTGTTAGAACATGAAAAGGAAATTTATAAACTTAAGCATCCAGATGATAATGAAAAAGAGATAAACTGGGGCTAGAATTTTTATAATAATTCCTGTAAATTGTCTTAATTAGAGATACCAGAAGGTCGCAAAGCTTTCTGGTCTTTTTTACCTCATCTTTGAAAGAGAAAATTTTAATTTAAAGAGGGAGGGGATATTTTGGCTGAGATTAATACTCATAAAGTCTGGACCAGGCAGGACGATTCTGTTCTTGAAACTTTAGAAGAGGATGGGGTTTATAGAGTTAAAGAAAAGTATATCAGGGCTAAGATGGGCAATCTCGCTGATATATATATCAATGTCTATAAATGGCTCAGAAATCAAGCTTCAAAACGGATGGATATTCCTGAAGCAGCAAGATATCCGATCTGGCTGACAACCCATGAAGAATTAAAGTTACCAGAAGCAGAAGGTTGTATTAACTTTGAGCTTGAGATCCCGGATAGCAATATTCTAATCTTTGATATGGAAAAGTGGGATTACATTGTTAATTATATGTATCTACCTGAGGACGATCAGGACCGGCAAAGGTTTAAAGATAAACTCGATAAATATAATATCAATGTTGAATCTGATATCTACCTGGAAAACTTTTATCCCCTGCTTAAACAGGAGATGGTCTCCAGCTGGGAGCGGCTATTTGATGATAATATCAGACTTTCAAATCATGATGTCGCCATCTGCTGGGAATTAAAAAAGGAGTGGGTGATTGATTATGAGAGATACCTATGAGTTATGGACTCACCAGAAACCAGAGCTTAAAGACCTTATTTTAAACCAGGGTAGAATTACAGTCAAAAGAAAATATATAAAGGATAAGTATGGAGAACAGGCCGATATATTTCTGACAGCCTATAACTTTTTTGTTCAAAAGTTTAGAGAGTACGTAAGCTGCCCTGGAGGTGCCGAATACCCATTCTGGGCAGCCACTGATAGAGAGGCAGCCTCAACTGGAACAGAGGGCGTATTCCTGCGATTAGAGGTCCCTGCAGACCAGACAGTATTCTTTTCAGCAATCCAGTGGAATCAAATCTTAAATCTTGAATATCTGGCTGACTCCCCTGAAGATAAAAAACACTTCAACAAAAAATTAGATAGCATGGGGCTAAATCCTGAAGCGAAATCAGAGATCCTTATAACACCCCATTATCCCCTATTAAAAGCTGAAATTAAAAAGAGCTGGCATGATAATTTCAAATTGGCCAGAAATCCTGAAAGAATAGAAGACAACAATGTAAAAGCCGCCCTCTGGGAGCTAAAAAGTAATTGGCTGATTTGATATTTCAATAATATCTTATCTAAATTAAATTTCTTCTGATTTACCCTTGACAATTATACAATTTTTTTATATTATATATACAGTGTTAATAACAATTACTGATAAGAGCATTAACGATTAATTAAATTAAATCAGGAGGAGATATTTAATGGAGAATTATGACAACTTACAGACTTATTTATCAAACTTTGCAGTATTAAATGCCAAGCTACACAACTTACACTGGAATGTTGAGGCCAAACAATTTGTTCAGCTTCATGAGTTTACTGAAGAATTATATGATGAGTTCTTTGTGATGTTTGATGACATTGCTGAGCTTATGAAGATGAAAGGTGAAATGCCACTTGTAAAAATGAATGATTATGTTGAGCATGCCACAATTGAAGAACTTCCAGCAAAAACATTTAGCTATGATGAAGTTATAAATGCTGTAGAAGCTGATTTAAAAGAAATGAAATCACTTGCTGTAAAAATCAGAGAAGAAGCCGATGAAGTCGATGATTTTGAAGTCGTTGGCGAAATGGAAGAGCATGTCGCATTCTATAGCAAGAATCTCTGGTTTATCAGAAGCATGAATGTTTAACAAATCTCTTAACTAAATAAAATTTTAGTTTTATATTTAAAGGGGCTGGAAATAATCCAGCCCCTTTAAACTTTTATATTAGATTAAAAAGCCATTCTGTAAACTCCCCAGCCATCCTCATCAGTCTCTATATATTCAATCTGCTCAAAGCCTTTTGTTTCTAAATAATCGACACCTGACGGGTCAGAATGGAAGATTATATCTCCCTCAATATCAACTGGTTTAATTCTCCAGTTATTTTCTCGTTCAGGAGATACAACATCATTTTCAGCAAAGTATTCAACCAGTACATCCTGGTTTTTGACATCACCAGGTGCAGCCTCTAATAGACTCTGAGAACCATCCAATACATCTGTGGCAGTTCCTGAAGCCCGGTGATTATTTGTAGCCATTAAGAATTCCATATCATCTTCTACAGGCTCACCATCATAGGTTAAATCAACTATTCTCTCACCTAATTCCTGAGTCACATCAATTTCATATTCAACACCCATGATTGATTCATAATAGAAGCCCTCAAAATATTCATTAATTAACTGTTGGTCAGCTTCTTCATCTGGATCAATCTGGTTAAAGTTATCTGCGCTTTCTTCTAAAAACTCTCTCAGTTCTTCTCCAGTAACTTTAACCACCTGAAAGATGTTATCATAGATATATATATCGGTAGCATCAGTTATATTTAAACTTCCTGGCTCGATCGAAGTATAATCAGTTGGCCCCTGGCGTCCAAACCTGAGAGGAGCTGCTGTTGAGATGAGTGGCATATCCTGATACTCTTCTTGCTCAGTTAATTCTAATCTTTCTTCAACATACCATTTCTGAGCTTCCTGGACTAGCTTAATTGTTGCTGTATCCTGAACTCTTGAGAAATAGGTTGTTAATTCAGTATCTGTTTCACCGATAGGAGTGTTGACATATTCAATAGTTGCTTCATGTTTTTCTTCAACCATATCCACTATCTCAGGATCTGACTCAACATTTTCATCAACTTCCTTTAATCTAGAAGAACTCTCAACTACGTTCCATTCGCCATCTTCCTGGCTAAGAGTCATATCAATTACTCCAAGATGGCTTCCCCAGGCACCAGGCAATACAGCCGGGACATCATTAACCAGTCCTGCTTCATTATCTATTCCTTCAACATCGTCATATTCACTGCCTCCAGGAAATTCATTGTGTTGATGGCCTAAGACCATAGCATCAATACCATCAATTTTACTCAGATAATAACCTGCATTAACATCAGTATCATCAGGGTCAATTCCAGTATGGGCAGAGACTATTACTATATCAGCTCCGACATCTCTAATTCTTGGAATAAAGCTTTCAGCTTCCTCAATTATATCTTTTCCAACAACTTCACCTTCTAAATGTGCACTTCCCCATTGCACAACTTCAGGAGATACAAAACTTACCACACCAATACTGATTGGTTCTCCATCAATTTCTCTTTCTAAAATAGCATATGGTTCAAAATAATTGATATCAGTAAATTCAGCGTCATATAGGTTAGCATTCAACCATGGGAAATTAGAGCCAACCTCTGCCTGCCTGAAATAATCAATTCCATAATCCTGTAATTCGTGATTACCAATGGCAGCAGCATCATAACCCATATGGTTCATAGCGTCAATAATTACCGGATATTCTCCTTCCTGGAGCGGAGGAACTGGCTGCTCAAGATCACCTGGCAACTGTCCAGCTTCAAGACTGCCTAGTAAACTTCCCTGGATAACATCTCCTGCATCTAGCAGCAGAATATTATCATAATTCTCTCTCTTATCATTAATAAGTGTTGAAACTTTACTTACTCCAATATTTTCATCAACTTCATCGGCCATATAATTATATGGCATCACATATTGATGAAAATCAGTTGTCCCTAAAATTGTCAGTTCATGCAAATCTTCTTCAGCAGTAATCGTTCCAGTTAAAATACCTGTAAAAATCAGCATGAAGGTTAGAGCAAGACTAATTACTGTTAGCTTCTTAAATTTCTTCATTTTAACCCTCCTTAGATTGATTTGTCAATTTAATAAAATTTGCACATTAATTATATCAGTTTTATTAAATAAGTTTCAAGGAAATAACATGGGCATTAAGTTTAATACTTTATTTGATAAAACTAATAACTTGCAAGTTTTTATTTTATAAACTATAATTTTAATTAAGAACATATTTTTCTGTCGAAACAACACTAAATAATGCCAGAGGTGATATTAAAATGATAACCCATATTACAAACAGGGCAGCCTGGGAGCAGGCTAAAGAAAGCGGGGTTTATAAAGCCAGTTCACTTGAAACTGAAGGCTTTATCCACTGCTCAACTATAAAACAGGTTCTCGGAGTAGCTAATAATCTTTATAAAGGGCAAAAAGACCTGGTTCTCCTCATAATTGATGAAAATAAGGTAAATTCAGAAATAAAATACGAAGATTTACATAAATCAGGGCAGGCCTATCCCCATATTTATGGCCATCTCAATACTGATGCCGTTGTTAATGTCTGTGACTTTACATATCATGCCAATTGCAGTTTTAAATTGCCAGATGAACTTAAGCTCTAACATAAAATTTTTACAGCCAAATAAATATGGAGGTGGCCAGAATGATAACTGAATTCAGGATTAAAAAAATTGTATTTGATATTGGTCAGGTTTTATTAACCTTTAACCCTGAGCAGTACTTAAAGGACCAGTTTAACCTCTCGACAGGACAGATAAAAGAGATAGCAAAAGCAACCTTTAGAAGTTCTGTCTGGCTCGATTTAGACAGAGGAAAGATCAGTAAAAATGAAGCTGCTGAAATTTTTTCAAAAAAGCTACCTGAATACAGCCAGGTTTTAGTGGAAGGTGTCTTAAACTGGGAGGAAATCTTAAATCCAATTGAGCCCAATATTGAGCTCTTAAAAGAATTTAGAGCTCATGATGCCTATCAAGTTTATGCTCTATCTAATTTTAATGATGAGAGTTATCAGGTTGCAAAATCTGAATTCCCTTTCTTAAATCTATTCAAAGGTGAGATTATCTCTGGCCAGGTTGGATATATTAAACCTGAACCTGAAATCTATCAGTTATTGCTGGACAGATTTGAGCTAAAGCCTGCAGAAACCTTATTTATTGATGATAGCAAGGAAAATATTGAAGCAGCTAAGGAATTTGGCTTAAGAACGATCCATTACAGGAATCCAGAGCAGCTACAAAAGGAGATAAAGCATTTAAATCTACTGATTTGATAATTGCTTAATATTTTCTAATGATATCTGCCCTGAGATAGATTATAGGAGGAGATTTTATGGCTGTTAAAGAGGTTTTAATGTTAGGTAACCCGGCTTTAAGAGAGAAATCGAAACCAGTTAAAGAATTTACCCAGGAAATATTTGATATTGCAAACGAACTTAAGGCTACTTTAAAAGATCTCCAGAAAGAAAAGGGTCTTGGCAGAGCTTTAGCTGCTCCCCAGATAGGCTATCAGAAAAAGATAATTTATGCCAACCTCTCTGATGAAGAGATTGTAATGATCAACCCGACAATTATAGATAAAAGCGACGAGATGATTGAGCTCTGGGATAGTTGTTTTAGCTTTAATGTTGATTTCTTTGTGAAGGTTAAGCGCCATCGCTGGATAACTGTTAAGTATTTAGATGGTAATAGAAATCAGAATATAAGAAAGTTTAGTGATGATCTCTCTGAGCTTTTTCAGCATGAAATTGACCATTTCTACGGAGTTCTGGCCACTGATAAGATGGTTGATAAAAAATCTATTATTATGCGCTCTGAATGGGAGAAACTCGATAATGATGGCCTTGGTATGTAATTAAAGCACACCATACCATTAAACTAAATAAATAATCATATCTAAAGCCTTAAATTTCGATACTTTAGTCACATATAACTTTAAATCATCAAGAAAATAATATATAATATTATATGAAGTAAAGTTTTACAATAATCATTACTAACAGTTAAGATTATTATTAACTTTACTAATTTTAATGAATTCAGCCGAAATTAAATAATATTTCGGCTTTTTTAATCCAATAATATATTTTATAAGCCTGGAAAGAGGTCTTTTTAATACTGGAGGTTATCTAATGAAAGTATATGTAAATGATACAGAGGTTACAATTTTTGATGGTGCAAAGGTTGAAGATGTTATCAGAAAATACTCTGTGGATAAATATAAAGAGATTAAAGAGGGTAAAATGAATATCTATGATAAATTTGACAATAAAGTTATGTTAGGAGGTGAATTAAGAGCAGGAGCTAAGCTTTATACTAAAGCTGATTAAATCTATTTTTACTTAAATCAAATAAATATTAAATAATATTTCACAAGGGGGAATTTATTAATGCATAAGTCAACAGTTAAAAAGTTAAGTGTAGTTTTTGTCATGGCTGCCATGGTTATGGCTATGTCAGCATTCGGTCTATTTCCAGGAGAATCAGGGGAGTTAATAGTCGAGGCAGATAGTCATTCAGATTATAAGACTGTCGCTATCCTGCATACTAATGATGAACATGGAGTAATTGAGAATTTTGGTAAGATTGCCTGGCAGAGAGAGCAACTTGAGGAAGAGTATGATGATGTTTTCCTTGTCAGTGGTGGCGACGCCTTTAGTGGTAATCCAATAGTCGATGAATATGTAATCGATGATGAAAATCTTCGTGGTAAGCCAATGATTGAAACTATGGGTGCTGCCGGATATGATGCTATGGTTATCGGTAATCATGAATTTGATTATGGCCAGGAGCGTCTCCAGGATAGCATAGATTCCGCCTATTTCCCAATGATTCTTGCAAACATGGAAGTAGATCCAGATGAAGCCGACATGGCCCAACCACAGCCATATGCAATGCTTGAAACAAGTTTTGGAGCAGATTTAACATTCTTAGGCCTGGTTCAGGTTAGTGGAGATTATCCTTCAACCCTGCCAGCAAATCTTTATGGGTTAAATTTCCTTGATCCAATTGAAACAGCTCTAGAATTCACCCACTTAGAAGATACTTCAGATGCCTTTATCGGTTTAACCCATATGGGTCATAGTTGGGAACAGGAATTAGCTGAAGAAATGTCTGAGCTTGATCTAATTATTGGTGGTCACTCCCATACAGTTGTTGAAGAACCTGTATTTGTTAATGATACTCTTGTAACCCAGGCTGGTTCTGATACAGAATATCTCGGTAAAGTGATGGTTACCTTTAATGAAGATAATGAAATAGTCGAAAAGGATTCAAAGCTGATTGCTACAGAAGATATTGAAGGTACCAATGAAGATGTTGAAGATATGATAGCTGGTTTTGAAGCTGAAGTTGAGGAAATCTTCGCCAGAGAGCTCAGTTATCTTGAAGAGCCTATAACCGGTGCTGAAGATTTAGGAGCATTTATGACTGATGCAGTTCTTGAATCTGATCAGATTGCCGATCTTGGTTATGATGTCGATTTTGCATTCCAGAATAGCGGCGGTATCAGGGTCAGTGAATTAGAAGCTGGAGCTCTAACTGTTGGCGATATCTTTGAACTAGAACCATTTGGTAATGATATTATTATCCATCAGATGACAGCCGATGATTTAAGATCACTTATCGGTACAGATTCTGAAAGCAGAGGAGAAGCCGATCTAAGAGTAGCCGGCTTAAATTATGAGGTTATAACTGATGCAGATGGCAATCTTGAAACAGTTAATCTCTATTATCCTGATGGAACAGAGCTAGATGAGGATACTGAATATACTGTAGCATTAAATAGCTATATTGCAAGTGCTTATGAATTTACAGCTCAGGATGATGGCGAGAATACCTATCTCCGTCACAATGATACTATCATCAATTTTGTTGAGAATATCATCTCAGAAGAAGACTTAAATGAAAAATATCATGGCTTAAGTAGAACACATTTTGAGTAAATCTCAGCAAAATTTAACTAAAAACTATATATCAAATATAGTAAAATAGTTAAAGATAAGGTTTAATATAAGAACCCTGATTCTGGTGATTAACCTCCTGGAATCAGGGTTTTATTATTTGAGACTATTTATTTTATCATAATTTTAGAGTTATTAGTATTTTATTCAGCTAATAATTGAGCCATTAATAGATTAGCCATCGGATAAATCCAACCCTGCTCTACATGATAGGGCTCATGATCCTGTAGTTTATACCTTGCAATCATTGGAATTTCAATAGCATTTCCTGTTGGAGGTATCTCGGCAAACTCTCCAATATGGGTTCCCATTACTGTCCATTCTAGAACTGCCTCGCCATTACTGATTATAATATTTCTAATTTCAACTTCTGACTCAAAAGCCACATTATAGAACCAGTAGAGATAATCTTCCAGCTCTTCTCGACTTGTGGCCATTGTGACACCTCCCATTGACATATCATAAAAGGTTACATCCTCGGTAACATAACTCATATCATGGATTTCAGCAGGATCTTCAGGATTAAGATAGGCCATGACAATTTCTTCAGTCCGCTCAATTCCAGGCCCCTCATGTCCATCTGCCATCAGAACACCAGGAAATGTCAATATCAAAGCAACCATAATTGATGAAACGATAACCCCGGTCAAAACTTTTCTGCTCAACATAATAAATCCCCCCTTATTTAATTTGCCCATATATAATAATTATATCACCAGTCTGATATAGATCAGTCATATCCAGGTCATAAACTAGTTAGATCTGGGTCATATCTAATTATTAGTATTTTCAATAATATTAAATAGGTTGCAAAGGATGATTTACAATGTTAGAATTTATTCAGTTCTAATAATTTTAATGGAGGTTTTGTAA
Encoded proteins:
- a CDS encoding bifunctional metallophosphatase/5'-nucleotidase — protein: MHKSTVKKLSVVFVMAAMVMAMSAFGLFPGESGELIVEADSHSDYKTVAILHTNDEHGVIENFGKIAWQREQLEEEYDDVFLVSGGDAFSGNPIVDEYVIDDENLRGKPMIETMGAAGYDAMVIGNHEFDYGQERLQDSIDSAYFPMILANMEVDPDEADMAQPQPYAMLETSFGADLTFLGLVQVSGDYPSTLPANLYGLNFLDPIETALEFTHLEDTSDAFIGLTHMGHSWEQELAEEMSELDLIIGGHSHTVVEEPVFVNDTLVTQAGSDTEYLGKVMVTFNEDNEIVEKDSKLIATEDIEGTNEDVEDMIAGFEAEVEEIFARELSYLEEPITGAEDLGAFMTDAVLESDQIADLGYDVDFAFQNSGGIRVSELEAGALTVGDIFELEPFGNDIIIHQMTADDLRSLIGTDSESRGEADLRVAGLNYEVITDADGNLETVNLYYPDGTELDEDTEYTVALNSYIASAYEFTAQDDGENTYLRHNDTIINFVENIISEEDLNEKYHGLSRTHFE
- a CDS encoding nuclear transport factor 2 family protein, with protein sequence MLSRKVLTGVIVSSIMVALILTFPGVLMADGHEGPGIERTEEIVMAYLNPEDPAEIHDMSYVTEDVTFYDMSMGGVTMATSREELEDYLYWFYNVAFESEVEIRNIIISNGEAVLEWTVMGTHIGEFAEIPPTGNAIEIPMIARYKLQDHEPYHVEQGWIYPMANLLMAQLLAE